The Naumovozyma dairenensis CBS 421 chromosome 1, complete genome genome includes a region encoding these proteins:
- the SHO1 gene encoding osmosensor SHO1 (similar to Saccharomyces cerevisiae SHO1 (YER118C); ancestral locus Anc_7.419): protein MAIPDRAQAKAQRTRNRINHSFNGQNLFGDPFAMSTLSIAIIAWIITIAGSISSAADNEAFPRFTWWGIAYQFIIIVILMIFYSYDLINYYKLFLTGSISIAFVYTTNSATNLVYSDGSRKAAASAGVILLSIVNLIWVFYFGGDNASPTNRWIDSFSFNGIKPSPYQSLILKSYRRRSMNHKNGRLPTNNNNNNNTSGYNNNITSLDNNGTSIAANDDGFYQTGPLQHYVSSTALTGFENTEPSSHFNGSIQQLPNYDNNNNNNNTAHHENSQNVNTYMTETSNGNTATSMGDTLGLYSELDDDNFTYTVKALYSYQADDADAYEISFDQGEILKVSDIEGRWWKAKRENGQTGIIPSNYVELIDT from the coding sequence ATGGCAATCCCAGATAGAGCTCAAGCTAAAGCACAACGAACAAGAAATCGTATTAACCATTCATTTAATGGCCAAAATTTATTCGGTGATCCATTCGCTATGTCCACTCTATCTATTGCAATAATAGCATGGATCATAACAATAGCTGGTTCTATATCTTCCGCTGCAGATAATGAAGCATTCCCACGATTTACATGGTGGGGGATCGCTTATCAATTCATAATAATTGTCATACTAATGATCTTCTACTCATATGATCTAATAAATTACTATAAACTATTCTTAACAGGGTCCATATCAATCGCATTCGTATATACAACTAATAGTGCTACAAATTTAGTATATTCTGATGGTTCAAGGAAAGCTGCCGCTTCAGCAGgagtaatattattatcaatagtTAATTTGATTTGGGTCTTTTATTTCGGTGGTGATAACGCTTCCCCAACAAATAGATGGATAGATTCATTCTCATTTAATGGTATAAAACCTTCTCCTTACCAAAGTctaatattgaaatcatATCGTCGTCGTTCCATGAATCATAAGAATGGCCGATTACCtacaaataacaataataataataacactaGTGgttacaacaacaatattacCTCTTTGGATAATAATGGGACTTCAATAGCGGCAAACGATGATGGATTTTATCAAACGGGTCCACTTCAACACTATGTCTCATCAACTGCATTAACTGGATTCGAAAATACTGAACCATCTTCTCATTTTAATGGTTCCATTCAACAGTTACCAAATTAtgataacaacaacaacaacaacaacacgGCTCATCACGAAAATTCACAGAATGTAAACACTTACATGACTGAGACATCTAACGGGAATACAGCAACGTCAATGGGTGACACTTTAGGATTATATAGtgaattagatgatgataattttacATATACAGTCAAAGCGTTGTATTCATATCAAGCTGATGATGCAGATGCTTATgaaatttcatttgatCAAGGTGAAATTTTAAAAGTGTCAGATATAGAGGGAAGATGGTGGAAGGCAAAGAGAGAAAATGGTCAAACGGGGATTATTCCAAGTAACTACGTCGAATTGATAGATACGTAA
- the RPL23B gene encoding 60S ribosomal protein uL14 (similar to Saccharomyces cerevisiae RPL23A (YBL087C) and RPL23B (YER117W); ancestral locus Anc_7.417) encodes MSGNGAQGTKFRISLGLPTGAIMNCADNTGARNLYIIAVKGSGSRLSRLPAASLGDMVMATVKKGKPELRKKVMPAIVVRQSKSWRRKDGVYLYFEDNAGVIANPKGEMKGSAITGPVGKECADLWPRVASNSGVVV; translated from the coding sequence tTAGGTTTACCAACTGGTGCCATCATGAACTGTGCTGATAACACAGGTGCTAGAAACCTGTACATCATCGCTGTCAAGGGTTCTGGTTCCAGATTAAGTAGATTACCTGCTGCCTCTTTAGGTGATATGGTTATGGCTACTGTTAAGAAGGGTAAGCCAgaattaagaaagaaagtTATGCCAGCTATTGTTGTTCGTCAATCCAAATCATggagaagaaaagatgGTGTTTACTTATACTTTGAAGATAATGCTGGTGTCATTGCTAATCCAAAGGGTGAAATGAAGGGTTCAGCTATTACTGGTCCAGTCGGTAAAGAATGTGCCGATTTGTGGCCAAGAGTTGCCTCTAACTCTGGTGTTGTCGTTTAA